The genomic interval GGCGATTTCTTCCGCTTGAGCCAGTTTTGCTTTTTCTTCTCCTAAGAAAGGAAAATTTTCAGGTAGGGTAACAAGTTCTGCACCCCGACGAACCGCTAAATCAATCAATTCTTCTGCTTGCACCAGATTCTTCTGGAGGTCGGGTACGCTGGTCATTTGCACAGCGGCAGCCAGGTAGGACTTCATAGGCTCAACTCAAACTCTCACGCGACAAAACATTGCACTGAATTAGTAGACCTTAGGCGAAAGACACTGGACAATTGACTCGGCAACTTTCTTTAGAACTCGCATAGCAAGCTTGAGCTGTATAAAGCCTCAAGTCCAGCACCTGAATCTAGCCGACAAGGTTGGCATTGCAGACATATCTTATGCTGTTATCATGCACAGGTTCCCGAATGCAGCCTTGATGGCTTATTAATAATTTAAAGTCATATCGCGATCCTAACCATGCGTTTACTTCAGACTTTGTTTGGACTTTTGATGATACTACTCGTTCTAGTCGCTGGTTTTTCTGAGCCAGCCGATGCTGCCAGCTCCGCCGCTATTCGAACCTACGACGATATGGAAGCCCCCAACAAGGATTATTCAGGTCAGAGTCTGGTTCGGGCAGAATTTACAAAAGCCGACTTGACCAGTGCCAACTTTAGCAAAGCCGATCTGCGTGGGGTTGTTTTTAATGGCGTAACGTTGAGCGATGCGAACCTACGTGGTGCAGACCTGAGTGATGGCATTGCCTATTTAACGGATTTATCAGGGGCAGATTTGAGCGATGCTATCCTGACATCCGCAATGTTGTTAAAGTCAACCTTTCGAGATGCAAAGGTAACCGGGGCAGATTTTAGCAACGCGGTGTTGGATCGTGCCCAGGTACTGCTGTTGTGTAAATCGGCAAGTGGCATTAATTCTGTGACGGGGGTAGACACTCGCGAGTCCCTGGGCTGCAAGTAAGCAAGCACAGAT from Kovacikia minuta CCNUW1 carries:
- a CDS encoding pentapeptide repeat-containing protein; this translates as MILLVLVAGFSEPADAASSAAIRTYDDMEAPNKDYSGQSLVRAEFTKADLTSANFSKADLRGVVFNGVTLSDANLRGADLSDGIAYLTDLSGADLSDAILTSAMLLKSTFRDAKVTGADFSNAVLDRAQVLLLCKSASGINSVTGVDTRESLGCK